One Alnus glutinosa chromosome 3, dhAlnGlut1.1, whole genome shotgun sequence genomic region harbors:
- the LOC133863682 gene encoding germin-like protein subfamily 1 member 7, with translation MKGFPNYLVALALMALACSQLASAFDPAPLQDFCVAVNTSTEAVFVNGKFCKDPKLVNANDFFFQGLNIPRSTANQLGSNVTLLNVDKIFGLNTLGISLARIDFAPYGLNPPHTHPRATEILVVLEGTLLVGFVTSNPDNRLITKTLNAGDVFVFPIGLIHFQFNVGKTNAVAFAGLGSQNPGLIVIAKNVFGSNPPINPDVLTKAFQLDKNVVESLQKKFST, from the exons ATGAAAGGGTTTCCTAATTACCTCGTAGCTTTGGCACTCATGGCTTTGGCATGCTCCCAGCTTGCCTCTGCCTTTGACCCTGCTCCTCTGCAAGACTTTTGTGTTGCAGTTAACACTTCCACCGAGGCTG TATTTGTGAATGGAAAGTTCTGCAAGGATCCAAAACTTGTCAATGCCAATGATTTCTTCTTTCAAGGACTAAACATTCCTAGGAGCACTGCAAATCAGCTCGGGTCGAATGTCACTCTTTTGAATGTGGACAAAATATTTGGCCTCAATACACTAGGTATATCCTTAGCTCGTATAGACTTTGCACCATACGGCCTAAATCCACCTCATACTCATCCTCGTGCCACAGAGATTTTAGTAGTTTTAGAAGGTACTCTGTTAGTTGGCTTTGTCACATCCAACCCGGATAACCGTCTCATCACCAAAACTCTAAACGCAGGAGACGTATTCGTCTTCCCAATTGGTCTCATTCACTTCCAGTTTAATGTAGGAAAGACCAATGCTGTTGCTTTTGCCGGTCTCGGAAGCCAGAATCCTGGGCTCATTGTCATAGCAAAGAATGTTTTTGGATCCAATCCTCCTATCAATCCGGATGTTCTCACCAAGGCCTTCCAATTGGACAAGAATGTGGTTGAGTCTCTTCAGAAAAAATTCAGTACTtag
- the LOC133862283 gene encoding probable GTP diphosphokinase RSH2, chloroplastic yields MPVPTIALYASPPSSVCSTAHPCQINAHASYDFELSSRPSSSASSPPSTSQKPVIGGLSCLFSSPTVRSSSNFPGGGCGEELSSLWHDRGEELKELSSSYGYTPSKFTGSCLKKDLSPVSVFQGPVSCSSSVVGSARSPPMSFQSGLFNGFVRNALGSCVDYDSPSFELRGDELNSGLVEELTFNMEVLGNSEPYVKELLAGAQLRHKIFCEDFVVKAFYEAEKAHRGQMRASGDPYLQHCVETAVLLALIGANATVVAAGLLHDTLDDSFMSYDYIFGTFGAGVADLVEGVSKLSHMSKLARDNNTASKTVEADRMHTMFLAMADARAVLIKLADRLHNMMTLDALPLAKQQRFAKETLEIFVPLANRLGIFTWKEKLENLCFKHLYPDQHKELSSKLVNSFDEAMITSAIEKLEQALKGEAISYHVLSGRHKSLYSIYRKMLKKKLTMDEIHDIHGLRVIVDNEEDCYKALGVVHQLWSEVPGKLKDYISRPKFNGYQSLHTVVMGEGMVPLEVQIRTKEMHLQAEFGFAAHWRYKEGDCEYSSFVLQMIEWARWVVTWQFETMSKDRSSIASADSIRPPCTFPSHSDDCPYSYKPHCDQDGPVFVIMIENEKMSVQEFPVNSTVMDLLERAGRGSSRWALYGFPLKEELRPRLNHQPASDSTCKLKMGDVVELTPAIPDKSLTEYREEIQRMYNRGPIVSSTEPAASSMVGWRS; encoded by the exons ATGCCGGTCCCAACCATAGCTCTCTACGCGAGCCCGCCGAGCAGCGTGTGCTCCACAGCGCATCCATGCCAGATCAACGCGCACGCGTCGTACGATTTCGAATTGAGCTCTCGGCCTTCGTCTTCGGCTTCATCCCCACCGTCCACGTCGCAAAAGCCTGTAATCGGCGGGCTCTCGTGCCTCTTCTCCTCGCCCACGGTGCGGTCTTCTTCGAACTTTCCGGGTGGCGGCTGCGGCGAGGAATTGAGCTCTTTGTGGCACGACAGAGGCGAAGAATTGAAGGAACTGAGCAGCTCTTATGGCTATACGCCGAGCAAGTTCACTGGGTCTTGTTTAAAGAAGGATTTGAGCCCGGTTTCGGTGTTTCAGGGGCCAGTTTCGTGTAGTAGTAGCGTGGTTGGCTCGGCTAGAAGCCCGCCGATGAGTTTCCAAAGTGGGTTGTTTAATGGGTTTGTAAGGAATGCTTTGGGGTCGTGCGTAGATTACGATTCGCCGAGTTTTGAGCTTCGCGGCGATGAATTAAACTCGGGCCTTGTGGAGGAACTGACTTTCAATATGGAGGTCCTGGGGAATTCTGAGCCATATGTGAAAGAATTGTTGGCGGGTGCCCAATTGAGACACAAAATTTTTTGTGAGGATTTTGTGGTTAAGGCCTTCTATGAAGCTGAGAAAGCACACAGAGGGCAG ATGCGTGCCAGCGGCGATCCGTATTTGCAGCATTGTGTGGAGACGGCGGTACTGCTCGCGTTGATTGGTGCTAATGCAACGGTGGTTGCTGCGGGTCTTTTGCATGACACGCTTGATGATTCTTTTATGAGCTATGACTATATTTTTGGGACGTTTGGAGCTGGGGTTGCTGATTTGGTCGAAGGG GTCTCCAAACTAAGTCACATGAGTAAGCTTGCACGTGACAACAATACAGCAAGTAAAACAGTTGAGGCTGATCGCATGCATACCATGTTCCTTGCCATGGCCGATGCCAGGGCTGTCCTGATTAAATTGGCAGATCGGTTGCATAATATGATGACACTAGATGCATTGCCTCTGGCCAAGCAACAAAGGTTCGCAAAGGAGACCTTGGAGATCTTTGTACCCTTGGCTAATCGTTTGGGAATCTTTACTTGGAAGGAGAAGCTAGAAAATCTGTGTTTTAAACATCTCTACCCAGACCAGCACAAAGAACTGTCCTCTAAGCTCGTCAACTCATTTGATGAGGCGATGATCACTTCTGCTATAGAGAAATTAGAACAAGCTCTTAAGGGTGAAGCTATTTCTTACCATGTCTTGTCTGGGCGGCATAAGAGCTTGTATAGCATTTACCGCAAAATGTTGAA AAAGAAGCTAACCATGGATGAAATTCATGACATTCATGGGTTGCGCGTGATTGTTGACAATGAGGAAGATTGTTATAAAGCATTGGGAGTTGTTCACCAGTTATGGTCTGAAGTACCTGGAAAGCTCAAGGACTACATAAGTCGTCCCAAGTTCAATGG GTATCAATCTCTGCACACGGTAGTTATGGGTGAAGGCATGGTTCCACTTGAAGTTCAAATTCGGACAAAGGAGATGCATTTGCAGGCTGAGTTTGGATTTGCAGCTCATTGGAGATATAAGGAAGGTGACTGTGAATATTCTTCATTTGTGCTTCAGATGATTGAGTGGGCTCGGTGGGTTGTCACCTGGCAGTTTGAGACAATGAGTAAAGACCGGTCATCCATTGCCTCTGCTGACTCGATAAGGCCACCCTGCACATTCCCTTCTCATTCTGATGATTGCCCCTACTCATATAAGCCGCACTGTGACCAGGATGGGCCTGTGTTTGTGATCATGATTGAGAATGAGAAG ATGTCAGTACAGGAGTTTCCTGTAAACTCGACCGTAATGGATTTGTTGGAAAGAGCTGGACGAGGAAGCTCAAGATGGGCCCTGTATGGTTTCCCACTGAAGGAAGAATTGAGGCCAAGGTTGAACCATCAGCCGGCGAGTGATTCCACGTGCAAGTTGAAGATGGGGGATGTGGTGGAGCTAACCCCAGCCATCCCTGACAAGTCTTTGACGGAGTACAGGGAAGAGATTCAGCGTATGTATAATCGCGGGCCGATTGTGTCCAGCACTGAACCTGCCGCCAGCAGTATGGTTGGATGGAGAAGTTGA